A window of Pseudodesulfovibrio hydrargyri contains these coding sequences:
- a CDS encoding 5-formyltetrahydrofolate cyclo-ligase, protein MAEPEKTALRRQLIDRRAALSAEEVARASEGAVSMIRTLFEWKNATEALLYWPVRGEIDLRPLLAELWQRGCRVLLPRCRPDQPGLMDMACAACEDELVPGAFSIMEPDALKCPPVDTCCPQIALVPGVGFDRQGNRLGFGGGYYDRLLATPPLRDTLVVGVAHEFQLIDSVPTQPWDKPVHVVCTEEELWRP, encoded by the coding sequence ATGGCTGAACCGGAAAAGACCGCACTGCGCAGGCAGCTCATCGACCGCCGCGCCGCCCTGTCCGCCGAGGAGGTGGCCCGGGCCAGCGAGGGGGCCGTGTCGATGATCCGCACCCTGTTCGAATGGAAAAACGCCACCGAGGCCCTGCTCTATTGGCCGGTGCGCGGCGAGATCGACCTGCGCCCGCTGCTGGCCGAGCTGTGGCAGCGCGGCTGCCGCGTGCTCCTGCCCCGCTGCCGCCCGGACCAGCCGGGCCTGATGGACATGGCCTGCGCGGCCTGCGAGGACGAGCTGGTGCCCGGCGCGTTCTCCATCATGGAGCCGGACGCTTTGAAGTGCCCGCCGGTGGACACGTGTTGCCCGCAGATCGCGCTGGTGCCCGGCGTGGGCTTCGACCGTCAGGGCAACCGACTCGGCTTCGGCGGCGGATACTACGACCGGCTGCTGGCAACTCCCCCTCTGCGCGACACCCTGGTGGTGGGCGTGGCCCACGAATTCCAGCTCATCGACAGCGTGCCCACCCAGCCGTGGGACAAGCCGGTCCACGTGGTCTGCACCGAAGAGGAACTATGGCGGCCATAG
- a CDS encoding sigma-54-dependent transcriptional regulator yields MAANILILDDEKNYLLILESILEDEGYNVTTLSDPEMGLAYLEDSEVDVVLTDMKMPGMTGQDVLEHCKKNYPHIPVLIMTAFGSIEAAVEAMRIGAYDYITKPFANEELLLSISKAVQYASTQQENIRLKKEIRDRYSKDNIIARGKGMEQVLDMVDRAAPSKSTVLILGESGTGKELIARAIHTSSPRREAPFVTVNCMALNPGVLESELFGHEKGSFTGATAMRKGRFEQANKGTLFLDEIGELTPELQVKLLRVLQEHQIERVGGTETFDVDIRIVAATNKNLQESVAKGEFREDLFYRLNVVSIFMPPLRERREDIPLLAAHFLEKYNKENQMEITGFSSAAMDYLTAYEWPGNVRQLENVVERCTVLARADVIDADDLPPEIKDEEAQFKSAVDLLPTKLNLADTMDKIEGALVKRALVRTDFVQVKAAEMLGLSKSNLQYKLKKYGLTGKAK; encoded by the coding sequence ATGGCCGCAAATATACTGATTCTCGACGACGAAAAGAACTATCTGCTCATCCTGGAATCCATCCTGGAGGACGAGGGGTACAACGTGACCACCCTGTCCGATCCGGAGATGGGTCTGGCCTACCTCGAGGATTCCGAGGTGGACGTGGTCCTGACCGACATGAAGATGCCGGGCATGACCGGCCAGGACGTGCTCGAGCACTGCAAGAAGAACTATCCGCATATCCCGGTCCTGATCATGACCGCCTTCGGGTCCATCGAGGCGGCCGTGGAAGCCATGCGCATCGGGGCCTACGACTACATCACCAAGCCGTTCGCCAACGAGGAACTGCTCCTGTCCATCTCCAAGGCCGTGCAGTACGCCTCCACCCAGCAGGAGAACATCCGCCTGAAAAAGGAGATCCGCGACCGCTATTCCAAGGACAACATCATCGCCCGGGGCAAGGGCATGGAACAGGTCCTGGACATGGTCGACCGAGCCGCGCCCAGCAAGTCCACGGTGCTCATCCTCGGCGAGTCAGGCACGGGCAAGGAGCTCATCGCCCGGGCCATCCACACCTCCTCGCCCCGGCGCGAGGCCCCGTTCGTCACGGTCAACTGCATGGCGCTCAACCCGGGCGTGCTCGAATCCGAACTCTTCGGCCACGAAAAGGGCTCCTTTACCGGTGCCACGGCCATGCGCAAGGGCCGCTTCGAACAGGCCAACAAGGGCACGCTCTTCCTGGACGAGATCGGCGAACTGACCCCGGAACTTCAGGTCAAGCTCCTGCGCGTGCTCCAGGAACACCAGATCGAGCGCGTGGGCGGCACCGAGACATTCGACGTGGACATCCGCATCGTGGCCGCCACCAACAAGAATCTCCAGGAATCCGTGGCCAAGGGCGAGTTCCGCGAGGATCTCTTCTACCGCCTCAACGTGGTCTCCATCTTCATGCCGCCCCTGCGCGAGCGGCGCGAGGACATCCCGCTGCTGGCCGCGCATTTCCTTGAAAAGTACAACAAGGAAAACCAGATGGAGATCACCGGCTTTTCCTCGGCGGCCATGGACTACCTGACCGCCTACGAATGGCCGGGCAACGTCCGCCAACTGGAAAACGTGGTCGAGCGGTGCACGGTCCTGGCCCGGGCCGACGTCATCGACGCCGACGACCTCCCGCCCGAGATCAAGGACGAGGAGGCCCAGTTCAAGTCCGCCGTGGACCTGCTGCCCACCAAGCTCAACCTGGCCGACACCATGGACAAGATCGAGGGCGCCCTGGTCAAGCGCGCCCTGGTGCGCACCGACTTCGTCCAGGTCAAGGCCGCCGAGATGCTCGGCCTCTCCAAATCCAACCTGCAATACAAATTGAAGAAATACGGCCTGACCGGCAAAGCCAAGTAA
- a CDS encoding ATP-grasp domain-containing protein: MIVLDYPYVSRFLTDSILELGQPVLDTPQARALAGDAPLDYIDEIEFSARLALGGKVYTNSENGLEHVLRCRCNEDLARQIDICKDKALFRETVAGLHPDYRFQRVPFDQLADFDPTALDGPFIVKPTRGFFSLGVHVVDTPADWPAAVKAIEAERAALNAEYPEAVVSGGEFIIEQAIHGEEYAIDVYYDAEGDPVVTNILHHTFLSAADVSDRLYYTSARIMETWLLPFTDYLRDVGRQCGFRDFVTHIEVRVTDSGDILPIEANPLRLAGWCVADLTHHAWGFNPYECYFKELRPDWDAILTENQGTATVMVIGDLPSSLDRTAIRSIDYAGFQSMFSNILELREIDYRQYPVFAFAFASMPEAELDALKATIMQDFTCFVVTG, from the coding sequence ATGATCGTCCTCGATTACCCGTACGTCTCCCGGTTCCTCACGGATTCCATCCTGGAACTGGGCCAGCCCGTGCTCGACACCCCGCAGGCCCGCGCTCTTGCGGGCGACGCCCCCCTGGACTACATCGACGAGATAGAATTCTCGGCGCGCCTGGCCCTGGGCGGCAAGGTCTACACCAACTCCGAGAACGGCCTGGAACACGTCCTGCGCTGCCGCTGCAACGAGGACCTCGCCCGGCAGATCGACATCTGCAAGGACAAGGCGCTCTTCCGCGAGACCGTGGCCGGGCTGCACCCGGACTACCGGTTTCAACGCGTGCCCTTCGACCAATTGGCCGACTTCGACCCCACGGCCCTGGACGGCCCGTTCATCGTCAAGCCCACGCGCGGCTTCTTCTCCCTGGGGGTGCACGTGGTCGACACCCCGGCGGACTGGCCCGCCGCGGTCAAGGCCATCGAGGCCGAGCGCGCGGCCCTGAACGCCGAATACCCCGAGGCCGTGGTCAGCGGCGGCGAGTTCATCATCGAGCAGGCCATCCACGGCGAGGAGTACGCCATCGACGTGTACTATGACGCCGAAGGCGACCCGGTGGTCACCAACATCCTGCACCACACCTTCCTGTCCGCCGCCGACGTCTCGGACCGCCTCTACTACACCTCGGCCCGGATCATGGAAACCTGGCTGCTGCCGTTCACCGACTACCTCCGCGACGTGGGCCGCCAGTGCGGGTTCCGTGACTTCGTCACCCACATCGAGGTTCGCGTCACCGACTCGGGCGACATCCTGCCCATCGAGGCCAACCCGCTGCGCCTGGCGGGCTGGTGCGTGGCCGACCTGACCCACCACGCCTGGGGCTTCAACCCCTATGAGTGCTATTTCAAGGAACTGCGCCCGGACTGGGACGCCATCCTGACCGAAAACCAGGGCACGGCCACGGTCATGGTCATCGGCGATCTGCCGTCCTCCCTGGACCGTACCGCCATCCGTTCCATCGACTACGCTGGATTCCAATCGATGTTCTCCAACATCCTGGAATTGCGTGAAATCGATTATCGCCAATACCCGGTCTTCGCCTTCGCCTTTGCCTCCATGCCCGAGGCCGAGCTGGACGCCCTCAAAGCCACCATCATGCAGGACTTCACCTGTTTTGTGGTGACCGGGTAA
- a CDS encoding HD-GYP domain-containing protein gives MSPETCSAEILASLIEIARAAEARTESTAFHSEKVARVAHGIAKALDRPKNILERLLIVGRLHNIGLVGTSDAVLRKTGKLSPQEFKHIQEHTRLGAALLAPIPALADVAEVCLSHHERWDGSGYPNGLAGSEIPRLARLISVADTYCAMISERPHRDSLPRAVAAEVIAEERDKQLCPECVDGFLTWYKKTDGRIDLF, from the coding sequence ATGTCACCCGAAACCTGTTCCGCAGAAATACTGGCCAGCCTGATCGAGATCGCCCGCGCCGCCGAGGCGCGCACCGAATCCACAGCTTTCCACTCCGAAAAGGTCGCCCGCGTGGCCCACGGCATCGCCAAGGCTTTGGACCGGCCCAAGAACATCCTGGAACGGCTGCTGATCGTCGGCAGGCTGCACAATATCGGCCTGGTCGGCACCAGCGACGCGGTGCTGCGCAAGACCGGCAAGCTCAGCCCCCAGGAGTTCAAGCACATCCAGGAACACACGCGCCTGGGCGCGGCCCTGCTCGCGCCCATCCCGGCCCTGGCCGACGTGGCCGAAGTCTGCCTGTCCCACCACGAACGGTGGGACGGCTCGGGCTACCCCAACGGCCTGGCCGGATCTGAAATCCCCCGTCTGGCCCGGCTCATCTCCGTGGCCGATACCTACTGCGCCATGATCTCCGAACGCCCGCACCGGGACTCCCTGCCCCGGGCCGTGGCCGCCGAAGTCATCGCCGAGGAACGCGACAAACAGCTCTGCCCCGAATGCGTGGACGGATTCCTGACCTGGTACAAAAAAACCGACGGCCGAATCGATTTATTTTAG
- a CDS encoding DEAD/DEAH box helicase, which produces MLDSERMAHQIAHHRVVEGADARFGEPRRPWPAALRSALSLLGIDRLYDHQAEAVDYVRAGRHVVVATPTASGKTLTYNLPVMEQILADPESKALYLFPLKALAQDQLKGFNELAALLPLDGREDRRPTAAIYDGDTSPHFRKKIRNSPPNVILSNPEMVHLSMLPHHAGWAEFLSGLTHIVVDEVHTYRGVMGGHMAMVFRRLMRLCRYYGASPTFVFCSATIGNPAELCKMLTGLDAHPILESGAARGGRHMVFVNPDGSPSGAAISLLRAALARGLRTIVYCQSRKMTELISIWAAEKSGEFKSRISAYRAGFLPEERREIEARMADGELLAVISTSALELGIDIGGLDVCIMVGYPGSIMATLQRGGRVGRSQRDSAVALIAQEDALDQYFMRNPDDFFARPPESAMLNPFNPVVMDRHLVCAAAELTLRRGEPFLAEEPVALRVEQMVAAGHLFEVEPDLPGHPTEIVTHRKRPHRDVDLRGAGSQMHIEDNSLSDEKAPVIGTIDQYRAFRETHPGAVYLHRGRTFVIRDMDLSTNAVHAVAQRVGYYTKPRGSKDTEILEVLGQKASFGTRVYFGRVKVTDQITGYEKRSVRGGKLLGIVPLDLPPQVFETEAIWFEIGHDIRRRCEEEFLHFMGGIHAFEHAAIGMLPLLVMTDRNDLGGISTPMHPQVEGPAVFIYDGMPGGAGLTRQAFERADELIETTLSTIRDCPCELGCPSCVHSPKCGSGNRPIDKRAALFVLESIRSGDPQSITPKEIDVNTLPGIDVKRPAPKRYGVLDIETRYSADEVGGWNRADRMGVSIACLWDSAEEAMFDYEQDDMDGLVAHLQKFDLVIGFNHVKFDYAVLGGLHPFGFRSLPNLDLLVEVNNRLGYRVKLDNIASATLGAGKSADGLMALKWWKEGRLDLITEYCRQDVAVTRDVYLFGREHGHIFFTNKASQKVKLPVDW; this is translated from the coding sequence ATGCTCGATTCCGAGCGCATGGCCCACCAGATAGCCCACCATCGAGTTGTCGAGGGCGCGGACGCCCGTTTCGGCGAGCCGCGCAGGCCGTGGCCCGCCGCCCTGCGGAGCGCTCTCTCCCTGCTCGGCATCGACCGGCTCTACGACCACCAGGCCGAGGCCGTGGACTATGTCCGGGCGGGCAGGCACGTGGTCGTGGCCACGCCCACGGCCAGCGGCAAGACCCTGACCTACAACCTGCCCGTGATGGAGCAGATCCTGGCCGACCCCGAGTCCAAGGCGCTCTATCTCTTTCCGCTCAAGGCCCTGGCCCAGGACCAGCTCAAGGGGTTCAACGAGCTGGCCGCGCTCCTGCCGCTGGACGGGCGCGAGGACCGCAGGCCCACGGCGGCCATCTACGACGGCGACACCTCGCCCCATTTTCGCAAGAAGATCCGCAACTCGCCGCCCAACGTGATCCTGTCCAACCCGGAGATGGTCCACCTGTCCATGCTTCCGCACCATGCGGGCTGGGCCGAGTTCCTGTCCGGGCTGACCCATATCGTGGTTGACGAGGTGCATACCTACCGGGGCGTCATGGGCGGACACATGGCCATGGTCTTCCGCAGGCTGATGCGGCTGTGCCGCTACTACGGGGCCAGTCCGACCTTCGTCTTCTGCTCGGCCACTATCGGCAATCCGGCGGAATTATGCAAGATGCTCACCGGGCTCGACGCGCATCCTATTCTCGAATCCGGGGCCGCGCGGGGCGGGCGGCACATGGTCTTCGTCAACCCGGACGGCAGCCCGTCCGGGGCGGCCATTTCCCTGCTCCGGGCGGCGTTGGCCAGGGGGTTGCGGACCATCGTCTACTGCCAGTCGCGCAAGATGACCGAGCTGATCTCCATCTGGGCGGCCGAGAAGAGCGGGGAGTTCAAGAGCCGCATTTCTGCCTACCGGGCCGGGTTTTTGCCCGAGGAACGGCGCGAGATCGAGGCTCGCATGGCCGACGGCGAGCTGCTGGCGGTCATCTCCACCTCGGCGCTCGAGCTGGGCATCGACATCGGCGGCCTGGATGTCTGCATCATGGTCGGCTACCCGGGCTCGATCATGGCCACCCTGCAGCGGGGCGGACGCGTGGGCCGCAGCCAGCGGGATTCGGCGGTGGCGCTCATCGCCCAGGAGGACGCCCTGGACCAGTATTTCATGCGCAACCCGGACGACTTCTTCGCCCGTCCGCCCGAGTCGGCCATGCTCAATCCGTTCAATCCGGTGGTCATGGACCGGCACCTGGTCTGCGCGGCCGCCGAATTGACCCTGCGGCGCGGCGAGCCGTTCCTGGCCGAGGAGCCGGTGGCCCTGCGGGTGGAGCAGATGGTCGCGGCCGGGCACCTCTTCGAAGTGGAGCCGGACCTGCCCGGGCATCCGACCGAGATCGTCACCCACCGCAAACGGCCGCACCGTGACGTGGACCTGCGCGGGGCGGGCAGCCAGATGCACATCGAGGACAACTCCCTGAGTGATGAAAAAGCGCCGGTGATAGGCACCATCGACCAGTACCGGGCCTTTCGCGAGACCCATCCGGGCGCGGTCTATCTGCACCGGGGGCGGACCTTCGTCATCCGGGACATGGATCTTTCGACCAACGCGGTGCATGCCGTGGCCCAGCGCGTGGGATACTACACCAAACCGCGCGGGTCCAAGGACACCGAGATACTGGAAGTGCTCGGCCAGAAGGCGAGCTTCGGCACGCGGGTTTATTTCGGGCGGGTCAAGGTCACGGACCAGATCACCGGGTACGAGAAACGCTCCGTTCGCGGCGGCAAGCTGCTCGGCATCGTGCCGCTCGACCTGCCGCCCCAGGTCTTCGAGACCGAGGCCATCTGGTTCGAAATCGGCCACGACATCCGGCGGCGCTGCGAGGAGGAATTCCTCCACTTCATGGGCGGCATCCACGCCTTCGAGCACGCGGCCATCGGCATGCTCCCGCTGCTGGTCATGACCGACCGCAACGACCTGGGCGGCATCTCCACGCCCATGCACCCCCAGGTGGAGGGCCCGGCCGTGTTCATCTACGACGGCATGCCCGGCGGCGCGGGGTTGACCCGCCAGGCCTTCGAACGGGCCGACGAACTCATCGAGACCACGCTTTCAACCATCCGGGACTGCCCGTGCGAGCTGGGCTGTCCGTCCTGCGTGCATTCGCCCAAGTGCGGGTCGGGCAACCGGCCCATCGACAAACGGGCCGCCCTGTTCGTGCTGGAATCCATCCGCTCGGGCGACCCCCAATCCATCACTCCAAAGGAAATCGACGTGAACACGCTCCCCGGCATCGACGTGAAGCGGCCCGCGCCCAAGCGATACGGCGTCCTGGACATCGAGACCCGCTACTCCGCCGACGAGGTCGGCGGCTGGAACCGCGCCGACCGCATGGGCGTGTCCATCGCCTGCCTGTGGGACTCGGCCGAGGAGGCCATGTTCGACTACGAGCAGGACGACATGGACGGACTGGTGGCGCACCTGCAAAAGTTCGACCTGGTCATCGGCTTCAACCACGTGAAGTTCGACTACGCGGTGCTCGGCGGCCTGCACCCCTTCGGGTTCCGCTCCCTGCCCAATCTCGACCTGCTGGTGGAGGTCAACAACCGGCTGGGCTACCGGGTCAAGCTCGACAACATCGCCTCGGCCACGCTCGGCGCGGGCAAGTCCGCCGACGGCCTGATGGCGCTCAAGTGGTGGAAGGAAGGGCGGCTGGACCTGATCACCGAATACTGCCGTCAGGACGTGGCCGTGACCCGGGACGTCTATCTGTTCGGCCGCGAGCATGGCCACATCTTCTTCACCAACAAGGCCTCCCAGAAGGTGAAGCTGCCCGTTGATTGGTAG
- a CDS encoding tetratricopeptide repeat protein encodes MTELCPNTEVVPMFKRLFQFLFFAYLLLAGVQHSALPEVEHELKAAARSGDAEAQLILARKYFEGDFGSHDPAEAARWLQRAADQGNADAQNILGRFYLAGLGVERDAAGGLALLRAAADQGQPQAQAYMAYAYGQGDGVERNAAEFLRWTRKAAQSGDARSQYNLATLCLTGSLVPQDVPEGRRWLELSADQGFTEAQVALGELLIRGINQPPDRVEACKWFAIAGTKGHPRAEQRLNQIVEHMTKEEMNEAAHRANVWLQAQSGLR; translated from the coding sequence ATGACGGAACTGTGTCCCAACACAGAGGTGGTGCCCATGTTCAAGCGGTTGTTCCAGTTTCTCTTCTTTGCCTACCTGCTCCTGGCGGGCGTCCAGCATTCGGCTCTTCCCGAGGTCGAGCACGAATTGAAGGCCGCGGCCCGGTCCGGGGATGCCGAGGCCCAGTTGATCCTGGCGCGCAAGTATTTCGAGGGCGACTTCGGCAGCCACGACCCGGCCGAGGCCGCGCGCTGGCTGCAACGGGCCGCGGACCAGGGCAATGCCGACGCCCAAAACATCCTCGGACGGTTCTATCTCGCGGGGTTGGGCGTGGAGCGGGATGCGGCCGGGGGATTGGCCCTGCTTCGGGCCGCGGCCGACCAGGGCCAGCCCCAGGCCCAGGCCTACATGGCCTACGCCTATGGCCAGGGCGACGGGGTGGAGCGCAACGCGGCCGAGTTCCTGCGCTGGACCCGTAAGGCCGCTCAGAGCGGCGACGCCCGCAGCCAATACAACCTGGCCACCCTCTGTCTGACCGGCAGCCTGGTCCCCCAAGACGTCCCCGAGGGCCGTCGCTGGCTCGAACTCTCGGCGGACCAGGGCTTCACCGAGGCCCAGGTGGCCCTGGGCGAACTGCTTATCCGGGGCATAAACCAGCCCCCGGACCGGGTCGAGGCATGCAAGTGGTTCGCCATCGCCGGGACCAAGGGCCACCCCCGGGCCGAACAACGCCTCAACCAGATCGTCGAGCACATGACGAAAGAGGAAATGAACGAGGCGGCCCATCGCGCCAATGTCTGGCTTCAAGCCCAGAGCGGTTTGCGGTAG
- a CDS encoding N-acetylmuramoyl-L-alanine amidase, producing the protein MKQLYAAKIRLLSALALCALAALLLCPSPALAASAKSYFTVGHSEFHSLAKDSRRAKYRSNWQKVEKSFSLCLKASPNGPYAPKALYYIGRVYEELGARSGLKSDFRRAVDYYGRVLSRYPRHGWADDCLYRRADIYDRRLKETANARHDLAAIIVDYPRSDMRDKAEVALKRLGNYDASIREASGGAAPAPNKPAPVRQQAVTAKLKDPAGLAHLDVVRYTSSDEYTRVVLELDAQVKYRYQVLGPNPKVNRPHRLYIDLQDSRLGHDVTAATTVSDGILRSIRTGQYSKDTTRVVLDFLNMQDYKIFPLQNPYRIVIDVYAPDGKTPAPTTVAKAEPEHKTPANSDYRPPKGSKQMAGSLLEQLGLTVRTIMIDAGHGGKDPGAMAHGLREKDINLKFAKLVGGKLRDKGFNIIYTRSTDVFIPLEKRTAMANAQKADLFLSIHCNANRSSKVSGLETYSLNLAKTDAAVRIAARENAVDPRAISDLQFILTDLMVNSKIKESRDLAGDVQASTIKRVRKAYPLNNKGTREAPFYVLMGAKMPSILVEIGYITNSTESKRLRSDKYLDHLSDGIVEGILTYKSQIERYAMN; encoded by the coding sequence ATGAAGCAGCTTTACGCCGCCAAAATACGTCTGCTGTCCGCCTTGGCGCTTTGCGCCCTTGCGGCCCTTTTGCTATGTCCTTCCCCGGCCCTCGCCGCGTCGGCCAAATCCTATTTCACCGTGGGGCACTCCGAGTTCCATTCCCTGGCCAAGGATTCGCGCAGGGCCAAATACCGCTCCAACTGGCAGAAGGTGGAGAAGAGCTTCTCCCTCTGCCTCAAGGCCTCGCCCAACGGGCCCTACGCGCCCAAGGCCCTGTATTACATAGGCCGGGTATACGAGGAACTGGGGGCCCGCTCCGGGCTCAAGTCCGACTTCCGCCGGGCCGTGGACTACTACGGCCGGGTCCTGTCCCGGTATCCGCGCCACGGCTGGGCCGACGACTGCCTGTACCGCCGGGCCGACATCTACGACAGAAGGCTCAAGGAAACCGCCAACGCCCGGCACGATCTGGCGGCCATCATCGTCGACTACCCGCGCTCGGACATGCGCGACAAGGCCGAGGTCGCCCTGAAGCGGCTGGGCAACTACGACGCCTCCATCAGGGAGGCCTCGGGCGGCGCCGCCCCGGCCCCGAACAAGCCCGCACCGGTCCGCCAGCAGGCCGTGACCGCCAAGCTCAAGGACCCCGCCGGACTGGCCCACCTGGACGTGGTCCGGTACACCTCCAGCGACGAATACACCCGCGTGGTCCTGGAACTCGACGCCCAGGTCAAGTACCGCTACCAGGTGCTCGGCCCCAACCCCAAGGTGAACCGCCCGCACCGGCTGTACATCGACCTGCAGGACTCCCGCCTGGGCCACGACGTGACCGCGGCCACCACCGTATCCGACGGCATATTGCGGTCCATCCGCACCGGCCAGTATTCCAAGGACACCACCCGCGTGGTCCTCGATTTCCTGAACATGCAGGACTACAAGATCTTCCCCCTGCAGAACCCCTACCGCATCGTCATCGACGTGTACGCGCCGGACGGCAAGACGCCCGCCCCGACAACCGTGGCCAAGGCCGAACCCGAGCACAAGACCCCGGCGAACTCGGACTACCGCCCGCCCAAGGGCAGCAAGCAGATGGCCGGAAGCCTCCTGGAGCAGCTCGGCCTGACCGTGCGCACGATCATGATCGACGCCGGGCACGGTGGAAAGGACCCCGGGGCCATGGCTCACGGCCTGCGCGAAAAGGACATCAACCTGAAGTTCGCCAAGCTGGTCGGCGGCAAGCTCCGGGACAAGGGATTCAACATCATCTATACCCGCAGCACGGATGTGTTCATCCCGCTGGAGAAGCGCACGGCCATGGCCAACGCCCAGAAGGCGGACCTGTTCCTGTCCATCCACTGCAACGCCAACCGCAGCAGCAAGGTCAGCGGGCTGGAGACATACAGCCTGAACCTGGCCAAGACCGACGCGGCCGTGCGCATCGCGGCCCGCGAAAACGCCGTGGACCCGCGCGCCATCTCGGACCTGCAGTTCATCCTGACCGACCTGATGGTCAACTCCAAGATCAAGGAGTCCCGCGACCTGGCCGGAGACGTGCAGGCCAGCACCATCAAGCGGGTGCGCAAGGCCTACCCCCTGAACAACAAGGGCACCCGCGAGGCCCCGTTCTACGTGCTCATGGGCGCGAAGATGCCCTCCATCCTGGTGGAGATCGGCTACATCACCAACAGCACCGAATCCAAGCGGCTGCGCTCGGACAAGTACCTCGACCACCTGTCCGACGGCATTGTCGAAGGCATACTCACCTACAAAAGCCAGATTGAACGGTATGCGATGAATTAG
- a CDS encoding metallophosphoesterase family protein: MKSQEPLAVLADIHGNAAALKAVLAHAKAHGLTRFVNLGDTFYGPLDPAGTWAVLAKHPMPTVLGNQDRILLDDAPPPAVDAVRGLLGPAPLAWLAGLPGTLRLEPDILLCHGTPKDDAAYLLEDVATGLPAPREPGAVLADLLPEAEGCTLVLAGHSHHAGLALAGGMTVINPGSVGLPAYNDDDPPHAMASGSPRAAYAVVSRTASGWDAEFVEVDYDWESAAALARENGRGDWARWLSTGLA, from the coding sequence ATGAAAAGTCAAGAGCCTCTGGCCGTTCTGGCCGACATCCACGGCAACGCGGCCGCGCTCAAGGCCGTTCTGGCCCATGCGAAAGCGCACGGGCTGACCCGCTTCGTCAACCTAGGCGACACCTTCTACGGCCCCCTGGACCCGGCCGGAACCTGGGCGGTGCTTGCGAAACACCCCATGCCGACCGTGCTCGGCAACCAGGACCGCATCCTCCTGGACGACGCGCCCCCGCCCGCGGTGGACGCGGTGCGCGGCCTGCTCGGCCCCGCCCCCCTGGCCTGGCTGGCCGGGCTGCCCGGAACCCTGCGCCTCGAACCGGATATCCTGCTCTGCCATGGCACGCCCAAGGACGACGCCGCCTACCTGCTCGAGGACGTGGCCACCGGCCTGCCCGCCCCGCGCGAGCCGGGCGCCGTCCTGGCCGACCTCCTGCCCGAGGCGGAGGGATGCACCCTGGTCCTGGCCGGGCACAGCCACCACGCCGGACTGGCCCTGGCCGGCGGCATGACCGTGATCAACCCGGGCAGCGTGGGACTGCCCGCCTACAATGACGACGACCCGCCCCACGCCATGGCCAGCGGTTCACCCCGGGCCGCCTACGCCGTGGTCTCGCGCACGGCCTCGGGCTGGGACGCGGAGTTCGTCGAGGTGGACTACGACTGGGAATCCGCCGCCGCCCTGGCTCGCGAAAACGGGCGCGGGGACTGGGCCCGGTGGCTGTCCACCGGCCTGGCCTGA
- a CDS encoding chemotaxis protein CheD, producing MNNTHVVGISDMKLSTNPGDVIVTYSLGSCLGVTVYDPKARIGGMVHCLLPTAAAAKEKARANPFMFVNTGVAMTVRRLVDLGADKNRLVFKAAGGANMRKDRIFDTGVRNFNALMKLLERNGRLLTAKDVGGTIPRTLFLYLDTGRVVVRSLGKESDL from the coding sequence ATGAACAATACGCACGTTGTCGGCATATCGGACATGAAGCTGTCCACCAATCCCGGAGACGTCATCGTCACCTATTCCCTGGGCTCCTGTCTCGGGGTCACGGTCTACGACCCCAAGGCGCGGATCGGCGGCATGGTCCACTGTCTGCTGCCCACGGCCGCCGCTGCCAAGGAAAAGGCGCGGGCCAACCCGTTCATGTTCGTGAACACCGGGGTGGCCATGACCGTGCGCCGTCTGGTGGACCTCGGGGCCGACAAGAACCGGCTGGTCTTCAAGGCGGCCGGCGGGGCGAACATGCGCAAGGACCGCATCTTCGACACCGGCGTGCGCAATTTCAACGCGCTGATGAAGCTGCTGGAGCGCAACGGCAGGCTGCTGACGGCCAAGGACGTGGGCGGCACGATTCCCCGGACACTCTTTCTGTACCTGGATACCGGTCGTGTGGTAGTAAGGTCATTGGGGAAAGAGAGCGACCTATGA